One region of Ascaphus truei isolate aAscTru1 chromosome 13, aAscTru1.hap1, whole genome shotgun sequence genomic DNA includes:
- the LOC142464602 gene encoding olfactory receptor 6E1-like — protein MEIFFTNTIVPNMLSGFLVDGKSISFTFCFTQSYIYFLVGTAEFLLFAVMSYDRYVAICHPLRYTAIMHRRVYLQLIAGVWLGSFFSILVPTTLIMRLTFCFDVMDHFFCDVGPLLQNSCTDTTAIQMLIFSNTFILLFTFLVTFVSYSNIAIAILKIKTVEGRGKAFSTCSSHAIVVTLIFGSCIFMYSRPTLGQTSDFNKLVAVVNTVVVPLINPFIYTLRNQNVKEILKDRIFHVARCYEG, from the coding sequence ATGGAGATCTTTTTCACCAACACCATTGTGCCAAACATGCTAAGTGGTTTCCTGGTGGATGGAAAGTCCATATCTTTTACTTTCTGTTTTACCCAGTCATATATTTATTTCCTAGTTGGAACTGCTGAGTTCCTACTCTTTGCTGTAATGTCATATGACAGATATGTAGCTATTTGCCACCCCCTACGTTACACAGCAATCATGCACAGACGTGTATATCTGCAGCTTATAGCTGGAGTATGGCTAGGATCATTTTTCTCAATCCTTGTTCCTACAACCTTAATTATGAGATTGACATTTTGTTTTGATGTGATGGATCATTTTTTCTGTGATGTAGGTCCACTTCTTCAGAACTCTTGCACCGACACAACCGCAATCCAGATGTTGATATTTTCCAACACTTTCATATTGCTATTTACTTTCTTGGTTACTTTTGTATCTTATAGTAATATTGCAATAGccatattaaaaattaaaactgTGGAGGGTAGAGGAAAAGCTTTTTCCACCTGCTCTTCCCATGCCATAGTGGTGACTCTAATCTTTGGCAGCTGTATATTCATGTATTCAAGGCCGACGCTGGGTCAGACTTCTGACTTTAACAAGTTGGTGGCAGTCGTGAACACTGTGGTGGTCCCTCTGATCAACCCTTTCATTTATACCCTGAGAAACCAGAATGTTAAAGAAATACTCAAGGATAGAATTTTTCATGTAGCAAGATGCTATGAGGGCTGA